In one Novosphingopyxis iocasae genomic region, the following are encoded:
- a CDS encoding sigma-54-dependent transcriptional regulator — protein MGVDQHRAFEAIEEGRVRLLMLVDDEPAQRRLVAAIASRAGWRTVFAPDSETAIAMLGTQDGMMLDAILLDQWAPGSDSAELIAELKARRPALPILLLTSSGSTEGAVAAMRAGASDYLIKPVAPERLMTALDQAVESTNQAGELQPLSEKLGQELAFEEIIGAAPAFRTALAIAAKAARSRVPVFIEGEGGVGKETLADAIHAASPRAKQPLLKVSCGSIAENLLDSVLFGHEKNAFTGAFDRRVGLLQQADGGTIFIDEIDKLPSATQVRLVRLVTDNEIQPLGSPHSYRIDVRLITAADEPLEPMLAAGTFREDLFYRINVVQLAIPPLRERTGDLSALARHFLARLATQPGLRSLGITDEALALLRAYDWPGNVRQLQDVLFRASVLCEGDALTAAEFPLIAEAVRASGVATAPPTQHADGIGVTLYEADGNLRPLDAIEADVIRLAIGHYRGRMTEVARRLGIGRSTLYRKLADLGIDNAAA, from the coding sequence ATGGGTGTGGACCAGCACAGGGCTTTCGAGGCCATCGAGGAGGGGCGCGTGCGCCTGCTCATGCTTGTGGACGACGAACCGGCGCAGCGCCGCCTCGTTGCCGCGATCGCGTCGCGTGCCGGATGGCGCACCGTGTTCGCGCCCGATTCGGAGACCGCGATCGCCATGCTGGGCACACAGGACGGCATGATGCTGGACGCGATCCTGCTCGATCAATGGGCGCCCGGCTCCGACAGCGCAGAGCTGATCGCCGAACTCAAGGCCCGACGCCCCGCGCTACCCATCCTGCTGCTCACCAGTTCAGGCTCCACCGAGGGCGCCGTCGCCGCCATGCGCGCGGGCGCGTCCGACTATCTGATCAAGCCCGTCGCCCCCGAACGGCTGATGACCGCGCTCGATCAGGCGGTGGAGAGCACCAATCAAGCGGGCGAGCTGCAACCGCTCAGCGAGAAACTGGGGCAGGAACTCGCCTTCGAGGAGATCATCGGCGCAGCCCCCGCCTTCCGCACCGCGCTCGCCATCGCCGCCAAGGCCGCGCGCAGCCGCGTGCCGGTCTTCATCGAGGGCGAAGGCGGCGTGGGCAAAGAGACGCTGGCCGACGCGATCCACGCCGCCTCCCCGCGCGCCAAGCAGCCGCTGCTCAAGGTCTCCTGCGGATCGATTGCCGAGAACCTGCTCGATTCGGTGCTGTTCGGGCATGAGAAGAACGCTTTCACCGGCGCGTTCGACCGGCGCGTCGGCCTCCTCCAGCAGGCGGACGGCGGCACCATCTTCATCGACGAGATCGACAAGCTGCCCAGCGCCACGCAGGTGCGGCTCGTTCGCCTCGTCACCGACAACGAGATCCAGCCGCTCGGCAGCCCGCACAGCTACCGTATCGACGTGCGCCTCATCACCGCCGCGGACGAGCCGCTGGAGCCGATGCTGGCCGCCGGCACCTTCCGGGAAGACCTGTTCTACCGCATCAACGTGGTCCAGCTCGCCATCCCGCCCTTGCGCGAACGCACCGGAGACCTCAGCGCGCTGGCCCGCCATTTCCTCGCCCGACTCGCCACCCAGCCGGGCCTCCGAAGCCTCGGCATCACCGACGAGGCGCTGGCCCTGCTGCGGGCATATGACTGGCCCGGCAATGTGCGCCAGCTGCAGGACGTGCTCTTCCGCGCCTCTGTGCTGTGCGAGGGCGATGCGCTCACCGCCGCCGAGTTCCCGCTGATTGCCGAGGCGGTGCGCGCCAGCGGCGTCGCCACCGCGCCGCCGACCCAGCATGCCGACGGCATCGGCGTGACGCTGTACGAGGCGGACGGCAACCTTCGCCCGCTCGACGCGATCGAGGCGGACGTCATACGCCTGGCCATCGGCCACTATCGCGGACGCATGACGGAGGTCGCCCGCCGCCTCGGCATCGGCCGCTCCACGCTCTACCGCAAGCTGGCCGATCTGGGCATCGACAACGCCGCGGCCTGA
- a CDS encoding Re/Si-specific NAD(P)(+) transhydrogenase subunit alpha: protein MGFKIAVLKETASGERRVAAVPETVKKLSALGATVAVEQGAGAGATVSDEAYREAGAEVGDRAAVLKDADLVFAVQGPDAADLAGAKDGVMLAAALDPFGNRDRIDGYASAGIDALAMEFMPRITRAQSMDILSSQSNLNGYKAVLDAAHHYGRAFPMMMTAAGTVSAARVFVMGVGVAGLQAIATAKRLGAQVSATDVRSATKEQIKSLGAKPIFVESVEGIEGEGSGGYATEMSEEYKKAQAELVSDHIAKQDIVITTALIPGRAAPRLINDAQIASMRAGSVIVDLAAEQGGNVEGAVAGEAVERHGVTILGAKDMASTMAADTSALFARNLYNFVNAFWADDTDAPVFPDDDELVKGVRVTKDGKVVSERLLAD from the coding sequence ATGGGCTTCAAGATCGCCGTTCTGAAGGAAACCGCAAGCGGAGAACGGCGGGTCGCCGCCGTGCCGGAGACGGTCAAGAAGCTCTCAGCGCTGGGCGCCACCGTTGCGGTGGAACAGGGCGCGGGTGCGGGAGCGACGGTGAGCGATGAAGCCTATCGCGAAGCCGGGGCGGAAGTCGGCGATCGCGCCGCCGTCCTGAAGGACGCCGATCTGGTGTTTGCGGTGCAGGGGCCTGATGCCGCCGATCTGGCGGGCGCAAAAGACGGCGTGATGCTGGCCGCCGCACTCGATCCGTTCGGCAATCGCGATCGGATCGATGGTTATGCGAGCGCCGGTATCGATGCGCTGGCGATGGAGTTCATGCCGCGCATCACGCGCGCGCAGTCGATGGATATCCTGTCCTCTCAGTCGAACCTCAACGGCTACAAGGCGGTGCTGGATGCCGCGCATCATTATGGCCGCGCTTTTCCAATGATGATGACGGCAGCGGGCACGGTTTCTGCCGCGCGGGTTTTCGTGATGGGGGTCGGCGTTGCCGGACTGCAGGCGATTGCAACGGCCAAGCGTCTGGGCGCGCAGGTCAGCGCCACCGATGTGCGCTCGGCCACCAAAGAGCAGATCAAGTCGCTCGGTGCCAAGCCGATCTTCGTCGAATCGGTGGAGGGGATCGAGGGAGAAGGCTCCGGCGGCTACGCGACCGAGATGTCCGAGGAATATAAGAAGGCGCAGGCCGAACTTGTTTCCGATCACATCGCTAAGCAGGATATTGTTATCACCACCGCGCTCATACCGGGCCGCGCAGCGCCGCGCCTTATTAATGATGCGCAGATCGCAAGCATGCGAGCCGGCAGCGTGATCGTGGACCTTGCCGCAGAGCAGGGCGGCAATGTGGAAGGCGCGGTTGCCGGAGAGGCGGTGGAGCGTCACGGCGTCACCATTCTGGGCGCCAAAGACATGGCGTCGACGATGGCGGCAGATACTTCCGCATTGTTCGCACGCAATCTCTACAATTTCGTCAACGCCTTCTGGGCGGACGATACGGACGCACCCGTTTTCCCAGACGATGATGAACTGGTGAAGGGTGTGCGCGTTACCAAAGACGGCAAGGTTGTTAGCGAGCGACTACTCGCTGACTGA
- a CDS encoding fasciclin domain-containing protein: MKKTMVIAAAALAASLAGCQNMGMMDDGMSTTASASANSTVMVGGAAMYPTRNIIQNAVNSNEHTTLVAAVKAAGLVDTLSGPGPFTVFAPTNAAFDALPAGTVDNLLMPSNKAKLQKVLTYHVVPGRITAADIAAKIRAGGGTATYTTVEGEPLTFRMNGNEIVATGVGGGTATVTQPDVMQSNGVIHVVNGVVLPRM; this comes from the coding sequence ATGAAAAAGACCATGGTTATTGCCGCAGCCGCACTCGCCGCCTCCCTCGCCGGTTGCCAGAATATGGGCATGATGGACGACGGCATGTCGACCACCGCCAGCGCGAGCGCCAACAGCACCGTGATGGTGGGCGGCGCTGCGATGTATCCCACCCGCAACATCATTCAGAACGCGGTCAACAGCAACGAGCACACCACGCTTGTCGCGGCTGTAAAAGCTGCCGGCCTTGTCGATACCCTGTCCGGCCCTGGTCCGTTCACGGTCTTCGCGCCGACCAACGCCGCATTTGATGCGCTTCCCGCCGGTACGGTGGATAACCTCCTGATGCCTTCGAACAAGGCGAAGCTACAGAAGGTGCTTACCTATCATGTGGTGCCAGGTCGCATTACCGCAGCCGATATTGCCGCAAAGATCCGCGCAGGCGGCGGCACCGCCACCTATACGACCGTCGAGGGTGAGCCGCTCACCTTCCGCATGAACGGCAACGAAATTGTCGCGACCGGTGTGGGCGGCGGAACAGCGACCGTCACGCAGCCCGACGTGATGCAGTCTAACGGCGTGATCCACGTTGTGAACGGCGTGGTACTCCCGCGCATGTAA
- a CDS encoding NAD(P) transhydrogenase subunit alpha, with the protein MDFISILSIFILACFVGYYVVWSVTPALHTPLMAVTNAISSVIIVGALIASAAAAVPGAKWLGLAAVVLASINIFGGFAVTERMLAMYKKKERK; encoded by the coding sequence ATGGATTTTATTTCAATCCTCTCAATCTTCATATTAGCCTGTTTCGTAGGCTATTATGTCGTCTGGTCGGTTACGCCTGCACTGCATACGCCGCTCATGGCGGTGACGAATGCGATCTCCTCGGTCATTATCGTCGGCGCGCTCATCGCGAGCGCGGCCGCCGCGGTTCCGGGCGCGAAGTGGCTGGGCCTGGCCGCCGTCGTTCTCGCTAGCATCAATATCTTCGGCGGGTTTGCGGTTACCGAGCGTATGCTCGCCATGTACAAGAAGAAGGAGCGCAAATAA
- a CDS encoding NAD(P)(+) transhydrogenase (Re/Si-specific) subunit beta yields the protein MSALLVSASAAHGSVNPWVALAYLVAGVFFILALRGLSSPVSARSGNRYGMAGMAIAVVTTLATHFNADIWEIAIAIAIGAVIGIVTARRIAMTAMPQLVAAFHSLVGLAAVLVAGAAFLNPASFGIIGADGAILSVSRIEMALGAAIGAITFSGSVIAFLKLNGNMSGSPILLPARHVINLGVLIGIIVLVGLYAAAPGMGAGEGFYFPVIVILAFAIGFLLIIPIGGADMPVVVSMLNSYSGWAAAAMGFTLGNSAMIITGALVGSSGAILSYIMCRAMNRSFISVIAGGFGAETGGDSGGGEKIDRPWKRGSADDAAFLMKQAENVIIVPGYGMAVAQAQHSLREMADMLKAEGVNVKYAIHPVAGRMPGHMNVLLAEANVPYDEVFELEDINSEFSQADVAFVIGANDVTNPAAKTDKTSPIYGMPVLDVEKAKTVLFIKRSMGGVGYAGVDNEVFYRDNTMMLLSDAKKMCEEIVKALD from the coding sequence ATGAGCGCGCTTCTGGTTTCCGCATCCGCCGCGCATGGCTCCGTCAACCCATGGGTGGCGCTGGCCTATCTGGTCGCCGGGGTTTTCTTCATTCTGGCACTGCGCGGGTTGAGCTCGCCGGTCAGTGCGCGGTCGGGCAATCGCTATGGCATGGCGGGCATGGCCATCGCTGTCGTCACGACGCTTGCGACCCATTTTAACGCCGATATCTGGGAAATTGCGATCGCGATCGCGATCGGCGCGGTTATCGGCATCGTGACCGCGCGGCGGATCGCCATGACCGCGATGCCGCAGCTCGTGGCCGCCTTCCATAGCTTGGTCGGCCTTGCCGCCGTGCTCGTTGCGGGCGCTGCGTTTCTGAATCCGGCCAGTTTCGGAATTATTGGCGCAGACGGCGCCATTCTGTCCGTCAGCCGCATCGAAATGGCGCTGGGTGCGGCGATCGGCGCGATCACCTTCTCCGGCTCGGTTATAGCCTTCCTGAAGCTGAACGGCAATATGTCCGGATCGCCGATCCTGCTACCTGCGCGGCACGTCATCAATTTGGGCGTGCTGATCGGCATCATTGTGCTCGTTGGCCTCTATGCAGCGGCACCCGGTATGGGAGCGGGCGAGGGCTTCTATTTCCCCGTCATCGTCATCCTGGCGTTTGCCATCGGCTTCCTGCTGATCATCCCGATCGGCGGAGCGGACATGCCGGTCGTCGTTTCGATGCTGAACAGCTATTCCGGCTGGGCGGCCGCGGCGATGGGCTTCACGCTCGGCAACAGCGCGATGATCATCACCGGCGCGCTGGTTGGCTCCTCGGGCGCGATTCTCAGCTACATCATGTGCCGCGCGATGAACCGCAGCTTCATCAGCGTGATTGCGGGCGGGTTCGGTGCGGAAACCGGTGGAGACAGCGGGGGCGGCGAAAAGATCGACCGGCCGTGGAAACGCGGCAGCGCGGACGACGCCGCCTTCCTGATGAAACAGGCCGAGAACGTCATCATCGTGCCCGGCTACGGCATGGCCGTCGCACAGGCCCAGCATTCGCTGCGCGAAATGGCGGACATGCTGAAGGCCGAGGGGGTGAATGTGAAATACGCGATCCATCCCGTCGCCGGCCGCATGCCGGGGCATATGAACGTGCTGCTCGCTGAAGCGAACGTGCCTTATGACGAGGTGTTCGAGCTGGAGGATATCAACAGCGAATTTAGCCAGGCCGATGTCGCTTTCGTGATCGGCGCGAACGACGTTACCAATCCGGCTGCGAAGACCGACAAGACCTCGCCCATCTACGGCATGCCCGTGCTCGATGTGGAAAAAGCGAAGACCGTCCTGTTCATCAAGCGATCGATGGGCGGCGTGGGCTATGCAGGGGTGGACAACGAAGTCTTCTATCGCGACAACACGATGATGTTGCTCTCCGACGCGAAAAAAATGTGCGAGGAGATCGTGAAGGCGCTCGACTGA
- a CDS encoding aspartate/glutamate racemase family protein gives MRKIGLIGGMSWVSTELYYRRINTKVQQARGHDFSAPMVIESLDFNGLIRTTDKPAWSEAAEIISSAAKRVEQAGATAILIAANSMHKVYDEVVDAVSIPVLHIADAVGARMKADEIASAALIGTRNVMTEPWYRQRLIEHGVSLLPPDMDRVEELDRIIYDELMKGIVRRDAERTLKTFITNIDKTGVKAVVLGCTELDLIVDVNANILPIYDSTTIHADAGVEWILGAD, from the coding sequence ATGCGTAAGATCGGTCTCATCGGCGGGATGAGCTGGGTTTCGACCGAGCTCTATTATCGTCGTATCAACACCAAGGTCCAACAGGCGCGCGGCCATGATTTCTCCGCGCCGATGGTCATTGAAAGTCTTGATTTCAATGGCTTGATCCGCACGACCGACAAGCCGGCTTGGTCGGAAGCGGCGGAGATTATTTCATCCGCCGCAAAGCGGGTGGAGCAGGCCGGGGCCACGGCCATCCTGATCGCGGCCAACAGCATGCACAAGGTGTATGACGAGGTGGTCGATGCCGTCTCGATCCCGGTGCTGCACATCGCCGATGCGGTGGGCGCCAGGATGAAGGCGGATGAAATCGCCAGCGCCGCGCTGATCGGCACGCGCAACGTGATGACCGAACCCTGGTATCGCCAGCGGCTGATCGAGCACGGCGTCTCCCTGCTTCCGCCGGATATGGACCGGGTCGAGGAGTTGGACCGGATCATCTATGATGAGCTGATGAAGGGCATTGTCCGCCGTGATGCCGAGCGGACGCTGAAGACGTTCATCACCAATATCGACAAGACCGGTGTCAAAGCAGTGGTGCTGGGCTGCACCGAGCTGGATCTAATCGTCGATGTGAACGCCAACATCCTGCCGATTTACGACAGCACGACGATCCACGCCGATGCTGGCGTGGAATGGATTCTCGGCGCCGACTGA
- a CDS encoding DUF2147 domain-containing protein, with product MKPIKAFAAAALVAVTAPAFAAQPVTGRWVTEDKAAVVEIAPCGQKLCGKIVKFLKTPPRGVDQRDIHNPDKSLRSRKLMGLPVLTGFNEDGDEWRGEIYDPKTGKTYRSLLQRKSAGQLQVKGCIGPFCKTQTWNRAG from the coding sequence GTGAAACCTATCAAGGCTTTCGCTGCCGCCGCCCTCGTCGCCGTCACAGCGCCGGCATTCGCTGCGCAGCCGGTCACCGGTCGCTGGGTCACCGAAGACAAGGCTGCGGTGGTTGAAATCGCGCCTTGCGGTCAGAAGCTGTGCGGTAAGATCGTCAAGTTTCTGAAGACCCCACCACGCGGCGTCGACCAGCGCGACATTCACAATCCCGACAAATCGCTGCGCTCGCGCAAGCTTATGGGCTTGCCGGTGCTGACGGGTTTCAACGAGGACGGCGACGAATGGCGCGGCGAAATCTACGATCCGAAGACCGGCAAGACCTACCGTTCACTGCTACAGCGCAAGTCGGCGGGCCAGCTTCAGGTTAAGGGTTGCATCGGGCCGTTCTGCAAGACTCAGACCTGGAACCGCGCAGGCTGA
- a CDS encoding type II secretion system F family protein, producing the protein MEPNSGPTLLGIDVFYVATILAGVAAAAVFLAIYAAVTVSDPMAKRVKALNERREQLKAGITASTAKKRASLVKKNETTDQMRAILSRLQVLQDSQLKEVQQKLAQAGWRSKELAVAVIFARMVLPIVIGGGAALFIYGFGGLGDWSELKRFGTFAFALIGSYKAPDIFVKNAITKRSDAIRKGLPDALDLLVICAEAGLTVDAAFGRVARELGRGYPELGDEFALTAIELGFLTERRMAFENLAYRVNLDAVRGVVTTMIQTEKYGTPLASALRVLSAEFRNERMMRAEEKAARLPAIMTVPLILFILPVLFIVILGPAACSIADAFSL; encoded by the coding sequence ATGGAACCCAATAGCGGCCCCACGCTCCTCGGCATCGATGTGTTCTACGTCGCCACCATTCTGGCGGGCGTGGCGGCGGCTGCCGTATTTCTGGCCATCTACGCTGCCGTCACCGTTAGCGATCCCATGGCAAAGCGCGTCAAGGCGCTGAATGAACGGCGTGAGCAGCTGAAAGCAGGCATCACGGCGTCCACCGCCAAGAAGCGCGCCTCGCTCGTGAAAAAGAACGAGACGACCGATCAGATGCGCGCGATTCTCTCGCGCCTCCAGGTGCTGCAGGACAGCCAGCTGAAAGAGGTCCAGCAGAAGCTGGCTCAGGCCGGCTGGCGTTCCAAGGAACTCGCCGTGGCCGTCATTTTCGCGCGTATGGTCCTCCCCATCGTGATCGGCGGCGGCGCGGCGCTGTTCATTTACGGTTTCGGTGGATTGGGCGACTGGTCCGAGCTGAAGCGTTTCGGCACGTTCGCCTTCGCGCTTATCGGAAGCTATAAGGCACCGGATATCTTCGTGAAGAACGCGATCACCAAGCGTTCCGACGCGATCCGCAAGGGGCTGCCCGACGCGCTCGACCTGCTCGTCATTTGCGCCGAAGCCGGCCTCACGGTCGATGCAGCCTTTGGCCGCGTCGCGCGTGAGCTGGGCCGGGGTTATCCGGAACTGGGCGACGAATTTGCGCTGACCGCGATCGAACTCGGCTTCCTTACCGAGCGGCGCATGGCATTCGAAAACCTTGCCTACCGCGTCAATCTCGATGCGGTCCGGGGCGTGGTCACCACCATGATCCAGACCGAGAAATACGGCACCCCGCTCGCTTCGGCCCTGCGGGTATTGTCCGCCGAATTTCGCAACGAGCGCATGATGCGCGCCGAGGAAAAGGCAGCGCGCCTTCCTGCGATCATGACGGTGCCGCTGATCCTGTTCATTCTGCCGGTGCTGTTCATCGTGATCCTGGGCCCGGCGGCTTGCTCGATCGCCGACGCCTTCAGCCTCTGA
- a CDS encoding type II secretion system F family protein — protein MNVQMLMFIATIVIMLGMVVMAFAGPNVSKASSRRLTAVKLRHSDSDAALVEKQMRKAVAAQRPRNARSGSRTEKLILRLQQTGKVISVQKYLAICGGLFAFVFLGLMAKGAPLIFSLLLGGIIGFGLPHLVVGKMITRRINKFTARFPDALELLVRGLKSGLPIGETLAVVAKEVPGPVGEEFKRVTEKIKIGHAMEDALQEVAERLGTAEFQFFVITLAIQRETGGNLAETLGNLADVLRKRAQMKLKIKAMSSESKASAYIVGSLPFFVFGIVYWMNPEYLSGFFSEDRLIIAGMGGLIWMSIGGFIMAKMVNFEI, from the coding sequence ATGAACGTACAAATGCTGATGTTCATCGCGACGATCGTGATCATGCTCGGCATGGTGGTGATGGCGTTCGCCGGGCCGAATGTCAGCAAGGCCAGCAGCCGGCGGCTTACCGCCGTGAAGCTGCGTCATAGCGACAGCGACGCTGCTCTGGTCGAAAAGCAGATGCGCAAGGCGGTTGCCGCCCAGCGGCCCCGCAATGCCAGAAGCGGCAGCCGGACCGAAAAGCTGATCCTGCGACTGCAACAGACCGGCAAGGTCATCTCGGTCCAGAAATATCTGGCCATTTGCGGTGGCCTGTTCGCGTTCGTTTTTCTGGGGCTGATGGCCAAGGGCGCGCCGCTGATCTTCAGTCTTCTTCTAGGCGGCATCATCGGCTTCGGCCTGCCGCATCTGGTGGTCGGCAAGATGATTACCCGGCGAATTAACAAGTTCACCGCGCGCTTCCCCGATGCACTCGAGCTTTTGGTTCGTGGCCTGAAATCAGGCCTTCCGATTGGCGAGACCCTTGCAGTTGTCGCCAAGGAAGTTCCCGGCCCGGTGGGCGAGGAATTCAAGCGCGTCACGGAAAAGATCAAGATCGGGCACGCGATGGAAGATGCATTGCAGGAAGTGGCGGAACGGCTCGGCACGGCGGAGTTTCAGTTCTTCGTCATCACGCTGGCCATCCAGCGTGAGACCGGCGGCAATCTGGCGGAGACGCTCGGCAATCTCGCCGATGTGCTGCGCAAGCGCGCGCAGATGAAACTGAAGATCAAGGCGATGAGCTCCGAATCCAAGGCGTCCGCCTACATTGTGGGATCCCTGCCCTTTTTCGTGTTCGGTATCGTCTACTGGATGAACCCGGAATATCTTTCGGGCTTCTTCAGCGAAGACCGGCTGATCATCGCCGGTATGGGCGGCCTTATCTGGATGTCGATCGGCGGCTTCATCATGGCCAAAATGGTCAATTTCGAGATCTGA
- a CDS encoding AAA family ATPase, protein MNAPWKAGGSRDPFEAYVCDVNTYDIVRSVCDDMGWAPEKVSKGGLRNAIQSLSVSASPNILLVDLSESGDPLNDINGLAEVCEPGTMVIAVGQINDVRLYRDLMVSGLHDYLLKPFGPDALRDSIAQAQAMMNAPRAEDDGGIRSHISTAVIGVRGGVGASTVATSLAWLLSDRLGRLTALLDLDVHFGTGALSLDLEPGRGLTDAIDNPSRIDGLFIERAMIKANDKLSLLSAEAPISNPIMTDGTAFFQLQEEFRGAFEATVIDLPRNMLINYPHLVHDLQVHVIVTELSLAAARDTIRLLAWLKANAPQSRPILVANKVQSSALEISRKDFESSIEHKIDFMVPADPKSAAQASKLGKPIVEAVRSSKASAAIKGIADMIVGQAEEDEQTDGVEAGKSKKSGKSSFSFSSLLPSKAKAKA, encoded by the coding sequence ATGAACGCACCCTGGAAAGCCGGCGGCTCGCGTGATCCGTTCGAGGCGTATGTTTGCGATGTGAACACCTATGACATCGTCCGCTCCGTCTGCGACGACATGGGCTGGGCACCGGAAAAGGTCAGCAAAGGCGGGCTGCGCAACGCCATCCAGTCGCTCTCCGTTTCGGCCAGCCCCAACATTCTTCTGGTCGACCTGTCCGAGTCCGGAGATCCGCTGAACGATATCAACGGCCTCGCAGAAGTGTGCGAGCCCGGCACGATGGTAATCGCGGTCGGCCAGATCAACGATGTACGTCTTTACCGTGATCTGATGGTGAGCGGTCTGCACGACTATCTGCTGAAGCCATTCGGCCCCGATGCCCTGCGCGATTCCATTGCGCAGGCGCAGGCGATGATGAACGCACCGAGGGCCGAGGACGACGGAGGTATCCGTAGCCACATCAGCACCGCCGTTATCGGCGTACGCGGCGGCGTCGGCGCATCGACCGTTGCCACTTCGCTCGCCTGGCTTTTGAGCGACCGTCTTGGCCGCCTCACGGCACTTCTCGACTTGGATGTTCATTTCGGCACCGGTGCGCTGTCACTCGATCTGGAGCCTGGCCGAGGGCTGACGGACGCGATCGATAATCCCAGCCGTATCGACGGGCTGTTCATCGAACGCGCTATGATCAAGGCAAACGACAAGCTTTCGCTGCTGTCGGCCGAGGCACCGATCAGCAATCCGATCATGACCGACGGCACCGCCTTCTTCCAGTTGCAGGAGGAGTTCCGCGGAGCGTTCGAGGCGACCGTGATCGATCTGCCGCGCAATATGCTGATCAACTATCCGCATCTTGTGCACGATCTGCAGGTGCACGTCATCGTGACCGAACTGTCGCTCGCGGCTGCGCGCGACACCATCCGCCTTCTCGCCTGGCTGAAGGCAAATGCGCCGCAGAGCCGCCCGATCCTGGTGGCCAACAAGGTGCAGAGCTCCGCGCTGGAGATCAGTCGCAAGGATTTCGAGTCCTCGATCGAGCACAAGATCGATTTCATGGTACCAGCCGATCCCAAGTCGGCCGCGCAGGCGTCCAAGCTGGGCAAGCCGATTGTCGAGGCTGTCCGATCCAGCAAGGCATCCGCTGCGATCAAGGGCATTGCCGACATGATCGTAGGTCAGGCCGAAGAGGATGAGCAGACCGATGGTGTCGAAGCAGGCAAATCGAAGAAGTCTGGCAAGAGCAGCTTCTCCTTCTCATCCCTGCTGCCTTCGAAAGCCAAGGCGAAGGCCTGA
- a CDS encoding CpaD family pilus assembly protein: MHISAKLMIAAIGLSLAGCTGSHVNRTMYSVHQPVVTRANYAIDLNAGANGLAPGERQRLGEWMTALDAGYGDRIAIDYGGGFADAGTATEVSNIAANYDVAVVDTAPVTAGAVVPGTVRVVLTRSRASVPSCPDWSKKSEANYTGGNHTNYGCATNSNLAAMIADPEDLVRGQDAHGHDSTRAVRPVEAYRSGETGDN, encoded by the coding sequence ATGCATATTTCAGCAAAGCTTATGATCGCCGCTATCGGCCTGTCGCTGGCGGGTTGTACCGGCAGCCACGTCAATCGCACTATGTATTCGGTTCACCAGCCAGTGGTGACGCGCGCCAATTACGCGATCGACCTTAACGCAGGCGCAAACGGCCTGGCACCGGGCGAACGTCAGCGTCTGGGCGAATGGATGACGGCCCTGGACGCAGGCTATGGGGATCGTATCGCGATCGATTATGGCGGCGGCTTCGCCGATGCCGGCACCGCGACTGAGGTCTCGAACATCGCCGCCAACTACGACGTGGCCGTTGTTGATACCGCACCGGTAACCGCAGGTGCTGTCGTGCCGGGGACGGTGCGCGTCGTGCTTACGCGGTCGCGTGCGTCCGTTCCCTCCTGCCCCGACTGGAGCAAGAAGAGCGAGGCGAATTATACCGGCGGCAATCACACCAATTATGGCTGCGCCACGAACAGCAACCTCGCCGCGATGATCGCCGATCCCGAGGATCTGGTCCGCGGTCAGGATGCGCACGGCCATGACAGCACCCGTGCCGTTCGCCCCGTCGAGGCCTATCGCAGCGGCGAAACGGGAGACAACTGA